Proteins encoded by one window of Nocardia goodfellowii:
- a CDS encoding peptidase domain-containing ABC transporter, with the protein MTFTESVDRRSISDRFRKNSIDRYGRSGIFGTVAFLAGRDPNGRGSWFGDSAVVPYYPQVTAADCGPACLRMVLASRGIHVSSEKLREELSSSRNGVSASALLELGRRHGLNGRGVRTNLPGLAHLTSGSILFWRLSHFVVLEKATRSHIVIVDPAVGRRNVSWDEADIDFTGVALEFSGEVAIDCHDSENANQNEAIEIAKSFLPRSVKWMGILTTSGMLLLYGLIFPLLLGNIVTKGADAARSTASEHLLLAAALLCGIISFGLLNFVRSRLIVSIQSLLEERAGHLLMAHLNRLPIDFFAARHPGDLVQRVRSVARLKLVISATTVSALFDTILVVGYVVVIGYWELWLSLVVVGCIVGFLLITALSWRRQRQLSSDVLEARTKSSGELSEILANMTTVKALGAENIVQVRWLNLFANELTAGTRQRRHAATISSLVVTLQFAAPLLVLLVAVSLTANGSAGLSAAVSLGVLSSGLFFSMSNLSQVSTTFAELTPDLRRMNDILTSSTERRGIFDVAQASRPPIVRLENVSYTYAGATTASVCAATAEVPSGGLLAVLGASGSGKSTLGMLLGGLLIPRSGRILIDGVDLTDLDPVQYRKRIGYIDQSSTLMSGSIIDNIRFACPEASLDEIREAARLAEIDDFICALPMKYETVLGAGGAGVSGGQRQRIVLARALVKAPSLLILDESTSAVDPDTESKILRNIQTLGVTTIVLGHRAALAVGASGILTMTKGIGEFKNVPASSSPLDERVRTNS; encoded by the coding sequence ATGACATTTACGGAGAGCGTTGATCGACGCTCGATTTCTGACCGCTTTCGGAAGAATTCGATCGATCGATACGGTCGATCGGGAATATTCGGTACAGTAGCGTTCCTCGCTGGCCGTGACCCCAATGGCCGTGGCTCCTGGTTCGGAGATTCCGCTGTTGTGCCGTATTACCCACAGGTGACTGCGGCGGATTGTGGTCCTGCATGCTTGCGCATGGTCCTTGCCAGTAGGGGTATTCATGTATCTTCCGAGAAACTCCGGGAAGAATTGAGTAGCAGCCGGAACGGGGTTTCCGCGTCTGCTCTGCTCGAACTCGGTCGGCGCCATGGGTTGAACGGTCGCGGAGTGCGAACGAATTTGCCGGGGCTGGCGCACCTAACATCCGGATCAATACTGTTTTGGCGGTTGAGCCACTTTGTTGTTTTGGAAAAGGCCACCCGGTCACATATTGTGATCGTTGATCCGGCTGTCGGGCGGAGAAATGTCAGTTGGGATGAAGCGGATATCGATTTTACTGGCGTGGCTTTGGAATTCTCCGGCGAGGTTGCTATCGACTGCCATGATTCTGAAAATGCGAACCAGAACGAGGCAATCGAAATTGCGAAGTCATTTTTGCCTCGATCGGTGAAGTGGATGGGCATACTGACCACCTCAGGCATGCTCCTTCTCTACGGTCTGATATTCCCACTTCTGCTCGGAAATATAGTCACCAAAGGCGCTGACGCCGCGCGATCCACTGCGTCGGAGCATCTACTACTAGCTGCGGCACTGCTCTGCGGCATTATTTCATTCGGGCTGCTCAATTTCGTCCGATCACGGCTTATCGTCTCGATCCAAAGCCTTCTGGAAGAGCGTGCCGGACACCTACTCATGGCCCACCTCAACAGGCTACCGATAGACTTTTTTGCCGCGCGTCATCCAGGTGATTTGGTCCAAAGGGTGAGGTCGGTGGCGCGACTGAAATTGGTTATATCGGCAACTACCGTTAGCGCATTATTCGACACGATATTAGTTGTTGGGTATGTTGTCGTGATTGGTTATTGGGAGCTCTGGCTGTCGCTCGTGGTGGTTGGTTGCATTGTCGGATTTCTGCTGATTACGGCATTGTCGTGGCGCAGGCAGCGGCAGTTATCATCTGATGTTCTGGAGGCGCGAACAAAATCGTCCGGTGAGCTCAGCGAGATCCTGGCCAATATGACGACCGTAAAAGCGTTGGGCGCTGAAAACATCGTGCAGGTTCGCTGGCTGAACTTGTTCGCCAACGAACTGACAGCCGGCACACGGCAGCGGCGCCATGCCGCAACGATCTCGTCGCTTGTGGTGACGCTTCAGTTCGCCGCGCCGCTATTGGTGCTTCTCGTCGCTGTGTCGCTTACTGCGAACGGAAGTGCGGGTTTGTCCGCTGCGGTCTCATTGGGGGTGCTGAGCTCTGGGCTGTTCTTCTCGATGTCGAACCTCTCGCAGGTATCGACGACGTTCGCTGAGCTCACTCCAGATCTGCGCCGAATGAACGATATCCTGACAAGTTCAACTGAGCGACGTGGAATCTTCGACGTAGCGCAGGCAAGCCGACCGCCGATCGTTCGTCTGGAAAATGTTTCATATACCTATGCCGGTGCAACGACGGCATCTGTGTGCGCGGCAACAGCCGAAGTTCCATCAGGTGGGTTGCTGGCGGTTCTCGGTGCATCCGGCTCCGGGAAGTCTACGTTGGGAATGTTGCTAGGTGGTTTGTTGATACCGAGATCGGGCCGGATATTAATTGACGGCGTAGATCTGACTGACCTCGATCCGGTCCAATATCGCAAACGCATCGGTTACATCGACCAAAGCAGCACATTGATGTCAGGAAGCATTATCGACAATATTAGATTCGCCTGCCCTGAAGCTTCCCTTGACGAAATACGGGAAGCAGCACGCCTGGCAGAAATCGATGATTTTATCTGCGCTCTGCCAATGAAGTATGAGACTGTGCTGGGGGCCGGCGGCGCGGGTGTGTCCGGTGGGCAGCGCCAGCGCATAGTTTTGGCGAGAGCGCTGGTAAAGGCACCGTCCCTACTGATCTTGGATGAATCAACGAGCGCGGTTGATCCAGATACGGAGAGCAAGATTCTCCGCAACATTCAGACTCTAGGAGTCACGACCATTGTGCTCGGCCACAGGGCAGCGTTGGCAGTCGGAGCATCCGGGATCCTGACGATGACGAAAGGTATCGGGGAATTCAAGAACGTCCCCGCTAGCTCTTCGCCCCTAGATGAGAGGGTTAGGACGAACTCGTGA
- a CDS encoding AfsR/SARP family transcriptional regulator, with translation MTYEQCRTSNMPMGTHRGEPVSPYSYRVLGALEVRRFGRRVDVPKGNTLNVLAALLLNANAVVSSDTLIERIWGDDPPKTVKAILQNSISRLRSLSSPAHSSRAVPMPVVTEPHGYSIRVQDGTLDIHRFDHMVSAAEAARTEGRTGDAANLLYRALSSWKNNPLSDVTAAGLQRIEIRQLNERRVGVLDRWADLELDSGHSDKVIPELRAAIAAYPTAERLRYQLVRALADNQQLGEASQLLRETEIMLRERYGLEARPVLERWWRQLVIGASAEGVHWPQIVNT, from the coding sequence GTGACCTATGAACAATGCCGGACTTCGAACATGCCTATGGGTACTCATCGTGGCGAGCCGGTCTCGCCCTACTCCTATCGGGTTCTGGGTGCCTTGGAAGTGCGACGGTTCGGCAGGCGGGTCGACGTCCCCAAAGGGAATACCCTGAACGTTCTAGCAGCGCTGTTGTTGAACGCAAACGCGGTGGTGAGCAGCGACACATTGATTGAACGAATTTGGGGAGACGATCCACCCAAAACGGTGAAGGCGATACTGCAGAATTCTATTTCGCGCCTTCGGTCGCTGAGTAGCCCGGCCCACAGTTCCAGAGCAGTGCCAATGCCCGTCGTAACAGAACCGCACGGCTACTCGATCCGTGTCCAGGACGGTACGCTCGATATACACAGGTTTGACCATATGGTATCCGCGGCTGAGGCTGCCCGCACAGAAGGGCGAACAGGGGACGCTGCAAATCTGCTATATCGGGCGTTGTCAAGCTGGAAAAATAATCCGCTGTCTGACGTCACGGCGGCTGGCTTGCAACGCATCGAGATTCGGCAACTCAATGAGCGCCGCGTCGGTGTGCTGGACCGTTGGGCAGATCTCGAGCTCGACTCCGGACATTCAGACAAAGTCATTCCTGAGCTGCGCGCTGCCATTGCGGCGTATCCCACAGCAGAGCGCCTTCGCTACCAGCTTGTTCGTGCCTTGGCCGATAATCAGCAGCTCGGGGAGGCAAGCCAGCTCTTGCGAGAAACAGAAATTATGTTGCGCGAACGGTATGGCCTTGAAGCGCGACCAGTACTGGAGCGTTGGTGGAGGCAACTCGTTATAGGAGCCTCCGCCGAAGGCGTACATTGGCCGCAGATCGTCAATACCTGA
- a CDS encoding phytanoyl-CoA dioxygenase family protein, with protein MNQYVRAFVDQGFVLVPGMLDESTLGRWRAAVDRTAATVRAAPDAYESRYTMRTEEKSDTWGVSHIFDPALYDAVFSEVFDHPALMGFVHEVLGERLRFWSAHALWEPTSVNYELNWHKDNMETERYAPDGRSTHVQFNVCLTADDCFRVVPGSHRRPLTDAERAEVDSNGTGSLPGEVVVRSLPGDVLFMNHHALHRGSGVAGVVRRTLHMNLQAADEPTGGHTSWRFMRHEGYLQRMSPTVRALMENTVAWDDAHPLPIAEVVRRRRASRYIKKHDARAAGGTQQ; from the coding sequence ATGAACCAGTACGTTCGTGCTTTCGTGGACCAGGGATTTGTCCTTGTCCCGGGAATGCTCGACGAGTCGACGCTCGGACGCTGGCGGGCCGCGGTTGATCGGACCGCCGCGACAGTGCGGGCGGCGCCTGATGCATATGAGAGTCGGTACACCATGCGTACCGAGGAAAAGAGCGACACCTGGGGAGTCAGCCACATCTTCGATCCGGCGTTGTACGACGCGGTTTTCTCGGAGGTCTTCGACCATCCCGCGTTGATGGGATTCGTCCATGAGGTGCTAGGGGAGCGATTGCGGTTCTGGAGTGCTCACGCACTGTGGGAGCCCACTTCGGTGAATTACGAACTCAACTGGCACAAAGACAACATGGAAACCGAACGATATGCACCGGACGGACGGAGCACCCATGTCCAGTTCAATGTTTGCCTCACCGCCGACGACTGCTTCCGAGTGGTTCCCGGTTCACATCGGCGCCCGTTGACGGATGCGGAACGGGCTGAGGTCGACTCGAATGGTACGGGTTCACTGCCAGGTGAGGTCGTGGTTCGATCCTTGCCCGGTGACGTGCTGTTCATGAACCACCATGCACTACACCGCGGTTCGGGTGTCGCCGGCGTCGTCCGCCGTACCTTGCATATGAATTTGCAGGCCGCAGACGAGCCGACCGGCGGACACACGTCATGGCGATTCATGCGGCACGAGGGCTACCTCCAGCGGATGTCGCCCACTGTGCGCGCCCTAATGGAGAACACGGTCGCTTGGGACGACGCACATCCGCTACCGATTGCTGAGGTCGTGCGCCGACGTCGAGCCAGCCGGTACATCAAGAAACATGACGCAAGAGCTGCCGGGGGGACACAACAATGA
- a CDS encoding transketolase, translated as MTTTPQQLRRDAIQMTAHAITGHIPSNLSAIEIVYTLFLRVLKLDPARPDWPDRDRFIASKGHCAAAIYLAMSAAGIIDRKRLDDFNVDGSEVPAILARYGLPGLEADSGPLGRGPSIGIGIALSAKHDGKDYRTYVLVGDGECQEGQIWEAVMLAPTLGLDNLILIVDDNRLQGSFETSSVVSTDLGDRFIAFGWQCHRVDGHSVPELEDALRAPQDRPKVVIANTIKGKGVSMMENQAAWHYRRLTFGELVASLRELR; from the coding sequence ATGACCACCACTCCGCAACAGTTGCGGCGTGACGCGATCCAGATGACCGCGCACGCCATAACCGGACATATCCCGTCGAACCTGTCGGCGATCGAGATCGTCTACACCCTTTTCCTACGTGTCTTGAAACTGGATCCAGCACGTCCTGACTGGCCAGACCGGGATCGTTTTATCGCAAGCAAGGGTCACTGTGCGGCCGCGATCTATTTGGCGATGTCCGCCGCCGGAATCATCGACCGGAAGCGGCTCGACGACTTCAATGTCGACGGTAGTGAGGTACCCGCAATTCTGGCTCGATACGGCCTGCCAGGGCTGGAGGCCGATTCGGGACCGCTCGGCCGAGGTCCTTCAATCGGGATCGGCATAGCCCTTTCCGCCAAGCACGACGGCAAGGACTATCGCACCTATGTGCTCGTGGGCGACGGCGAGTGCCAAGAGGGGCAGATCTGGGAGGCCGTCATGCTGGCGCCGACGCTCGGTCTTGACAACCTGATTTTGATCGTTGACGACAACCGGCTGCAGGGCTCATTCGAGACCAGCAGCGTGGTCTCTACTGACCTGGGTGACCGGTTCATTGCGTTCGGCTGGCAATGCCATCGAGTTGACGGTCACTCCGTTCCGGAATTGGAGGATGCGTTACGGGCTCCACAAGACCGTCCGAAAGTTGTCATCGCGAACACGATCAAAGGAAAGGGGGTGTCCATGATGGAGAATCAAGCAGCATGGCATTACCGGAGACTCACCTTCGGTGAGCTGGTAGCCAGCCTGAGGGAGCTTCGATGA
- a CDS encoding transketolase family protein codes for MTTVGEVVGELLMREGRRAGDTYFIVADGNLNGTEPFIATYPDRFLNVGIAEQNAVSIASGLAYNGKQVYLWNCSTFLLYRPFDQIRVDAAFARTRLRLIGTSSGLTRGASGIAHIAIEDIALMRALPNMTVVCPGDIYEASQLLEQCHALDGPVYIRFGLENHDLPEIHMPGSRIVLGRAITVTDGDDAALIATGNMLATARRWVDEFAQAGLRVRLISMPTIKPFDAARVEALVSEGLPIITLEDHSVIGGLGSAVAEAIAGTGRGVPFRRVGVPDRYPYVVGTPDYLNAHFEIPGVAELLVWISNSAMSHPQEYITP; via the coding sequence ATGACCACGGTCGGCGAAGTCGTAGGCGAACTGCTTATGCGGGAAGGTCGCCGTGCCGGTGACACCTATTTCATCGTCGCCGACGGTAACCTGAACGGAACTGAGCCATTCATAGCGACGTACCCCGACAGGTTCCTCAACGTTGGCATCGCCGAGCAGAATGCCGTGTCGATCGCTTCGGGACTCGCATATAACGGCAAGCAGGTCTATCTCTGGAATTGCAGTACCTTTCTGCTCTACCGGCCGTTCGACCAAATCCGGGTGGACGCAGCCTTCGCGAGAACGCGGCTCCGTCTGATCGGTACGAGCTCCGGTCTGACCCGCGGTGCGTCCGGTATCGCACACATCGCCATCGAGGACATCGCCCTGATGCGAGCCCTACCCAACATGACCGTCGTTTGTCCCGGCGACATCTACGAGGCGAGTCAGCTGCTGGAGCAGTGCCACGCGCTTGACGGGCCTGTCTACATACGCTTCGGACTGGAGAACCACGACCTACCTGAAATCCACATGCCCGGCTCGCGGATCGTTCTCGGGCGCGCGATCACCGTGACAGACGGTGACGATGCAGCGCTGATCGCAACCGGGAACATGTTGGCGACGGCTCGACGCTGGGTCGACGAATTCGCCCAGGCGGGTTTGCGCGTGCGGCTGATAAGTATGCCAACCATCAAGCCGTTCGATGCCGCGAGGGTGGAAGCGCTCGTATCCGAAGGGCTGCCAATTATCACCTTGGAGGATCATTCCGTCATCGGCGGACTGGGCAGCGCAGTGGCCGAGGCAATCGCCGGCACCGGGCGCGGTGTCCCGTTTCGCCGGGTCGGCGTGCCCGATCGATACCCCTACGTTGTTGGCACTCCGGACTATCTCAACGCTCACTTCGAAATCCCGGGCGTTGCGGAACTGCTGGTTTGGATTAGCAACTCCGCAATGTCTCATCCGCAGGAGTACATCACACCATGA
- a CDS encoding inositol-3-phosphate synthase produces the protein MSSLLQLVALARQSSAPLAGIMHERIGDYELKDIEFVAAFDVDAGKVGLDLSKAIFQSPTAANAYVSVDPVGVAVEAGPLLDGLVGPLSRIITINGESAGLDPDIVRKRLVETGAEVLICLLPTGSTEAVQMYARAAALAGVSFVNATPEPVAHDAELVALFENCGVPLLGDDLRSHLGATTLHTALLDLLHSRGLRVVNTYQLNVGGNTDFLNLADPSRSASKQRSKRRALSAAGIDASNVAAGPNGFVPHLGDTKIGFLRIEADSVLDTPVSLEIRMEVEDSPNAAGVLANAVRAAAAASACGQSGVIDDVCAFLFKSPRRAATEAVGLRDFQTFVAALP, from the coding sequence ATGTCCAGTCTCCTGCAGCTGGTTGCCTTGGCCCGACAGAGTTCGGCGCCGTTAGCTGGAATTATGCACGAGCGCATTGGAGATTATGAGCTCAAGGACATCGAGTTCGTCGCGGCCTTTGATGTCGATGCGGGTAAAGTCGGACTGGATCTCAGCAAGGCCATCTTCCAATCACCGACCGCAGCGAATGCCTACGTATCCGTGGACCCCGTCGGGGTGGCGGTGGAAGCGGGACCGCTGCTCGATGGGCTCGTCGGGCCACTCAGCCGAATCATCACAATCAATGGTGAATCTGCTGGGCTAGACCCGGACATCGTTCGAAAGCGTTTGGTTGAGACTGGCGCCGAAGTGCTGATCTGTCTGCTGCCCACCGGTTCGACCGAAGCAGTGCAGATGTACGCGCGGGCCGCCGCGCTGGCTGGAGTTTCGTTCGTCAATGCGACCCCTGAGCCCGTCGCGCACGACGCGGAACTCGTGGCGCTTTTTGAGAACTGCGGAGTGCCGCTGCTTGGGGACGACCTGCGAAGTCATCTGGGCGCCACTACCTTGCATACTGCGCTGCTGGACCTCCTACATTCGCGTGGGTTGCGTGTGGTCAATACTTATCAGCTCAATGTCGGTGGCAATACCGACTTCCTCAACCTCGCCGATCCGAGCCGCTCGGCGAGTAAGCAGCGCTCGAAGCGGCGCGCGCTATCGGCAGCTGGGATCGACGCAAGCAATGTCGCGGCCGGTCCCAACGGGTTCGTGCCGCACTTGGGCGACACCAAGATAGGCTTCCTGCGAATTGAGGCGGACTCCGTCCTGGACACACCGGTGTCGTTGGAGATTCGGATGGAGGTCGAGGACAGCCCCAACGCCGCCGGCGTGCTTGCCAACGCAGTTCGAGCGGCGGCCGCGGCCAGCGCCTGCGGGCAATCGGGCGTGATCGACGACGTGTGTGCGTTCCTCTTCAAAAGCCCACGGCGAGCCGCCACCGAGGCCGTCGGATTGCGCGACTTCCAGACGTTTGTCGCAGCGTTGCCATGA
- a CDS encoding HAD hydrolase family protein, producing MTIRYAALDLDGTLIDGADQPYEGVIAGLESLREQGVLPLLVTGRSACSFRTLRHLDDLFDLFDDQVLLSEGNVRLARDADALTFLQTSPHEVLRRLTAAPGIDLVAEWSGELHATTARAAMQFAMAYRVPRRQIAVTTSVAEINARPTAVTVFGSCTPVRELVMGLDCEVIQIRPFDAQVVRPCGTGKAAALVRHMLWRFGEPDLSRTLAVGDGAGDAGMLSACAMSAATHGADPAAAAAAAERLQGDLASFLRDFHPEGKVRP from the coding sequence ATGACAATTCGATACGCCGCCCTGGACCTGGACGGCACGCTGATCGATGGCGCCGACCAGCCCTATGAGGGAGTGATAGCGGGGCTTGAATCTCTGCGGGAACAGGGGGTGTTGCCGCTGCTAGTGACTGGTCGTTCTGCGTGTTCATTCCGTACTCTGCGCCACCTAGATGATCTCTTCGATCTTTTCGACGATCAGGTATTGCTAAGTGAGGGCAACGTTCGGCTTGCCCGGGACGCTGATGCGCTGACGTTCCTACAGACCTCCCCGCATGAGGTGCTGCGTCGCTTGACGGCTGCGCCCGGCATCGATTTGGTGGCGGAGTGGTCTGGCGAACTCCACGCGACCACTGCCCGCGCCGCGATGCAGTTCGCGATGGCGTACCGCGTGCCACGTCGTCAGATTGCGGTAACTACTTCGGTCGCGGAGATCAACGCTCGCCCGACCGCGGTGACAGTCTTCGGCAGTTGCACCCCGGTTCGCGAGCTTGTGATGGGTCTGGACTGCGAGGTCATACAGATCAGACCGTTCGATGCGCAGGTCGTCAGACCTTGCGGCACTGGAAAAGCTGCCGCACTCGTGCGGCACATGCTGTGGCGTTTTGGTGAACCAGATCTGAGCCGAACGCTGGCGGTGGGCGATGGTGCGGGCGATGCGGGGATGTTGAGCGCATGCGCAATGAGTGCGGCGACCCACGGCGCCGATCCGGCTGCGGCTGCTGCCGCAGCAGAACGCCTGCAGGGCGACCTCGCTAGTTTCCTGCGCGACTTCCACCCCGAAGGGAAGGTAAGACCGTGA
- a CDS encoding nucleotidyltransferase family protein: MTETVSQEIDLVLLLALPHPRPDEVDTMLRLLNSPLDWNQVLGMLTVHRVVGVAWHNIVRYAIQQRQTLRSAYFLKSLEVTAGGQRVMAGEQTSRTAQVQQILNEAGVRSAILKGGAVAAMAYPDRCMRTFHDNDLLVDRERLHEATEALQAYGYVQGSWDYATDTVRPAPRRQILHMAMHSHQTYSYMKPTPDAWLLRCHRLDVHFSIDLMTGNRSDDAVSALLDDRTELDGLSVISGPDMLIFTCLHLAREAVHRNEVLALKDLVLYKLVDVLALVADRDLAGLPERAEQLGFARELYFGLHYTDEVFPGRVPAELLDRLRPDDLDYLHEVNDRGAVIHRWRGPVKARMFDIHRLRELDGDLSLPILGERGAVR, translated from the coding sequence GTGACCGAAACGGTTTCTCAGGAGATAGACCTAGTTCTACTCCTGGCATTGCCGCATCCGCGTCCCGATGAGGTCGATACGATGCTGAGGCTGCTGAATTCGCCATTGGATTGGAACCAGGTCCTCGGCATGCTGACGGTCCACCGAGTAGTCGGTGTGGCATGGCACAACATCGTCCGTTACGCGATCCAACAAAGACAGACGCTGCGGTCGGCGTACTTCCTGAAATCACTCGAGGTGACAGCGGGTGGGCAGCGGGTCATGGCCGGGGAGCAGACGTCACGGACTGCGCAAGTACAACAGATCCTGAACGAGGCCGGCGTACGCAGCGCCATCCTCAAAGGTGGCGCGGTGGCCGCGATGGCGTACCCAGACAGGTGCATGCGGACATTCCACGATAACGACTTGCTCGTGGACCGGGAGCGGCTCCACGAAGCAACTGAGGCGCTCCAGGCATACGGTTACGTGCAAGGAAGCTGGGACTATGCCACCGACACGGTTCGTCCCGCACCGCGACGCCAGATTTTGCATATGGCCATGCACTCACATCAGACATACTCCTATATGAAACCAACACCCGACGCATGGCTCCTGAGGTGTCATCGACTGGATGTGCACTTCTCGATCGACCTTATGACCGGAAACCGTAGCGATGACGCGGTATCGGCGTTGCTCGACGACCGAACTGAACTTGACGGGCTGAGCGTGATCTCGGGGCCTGACATGCTCATATTCACGTGCCTGCATCTGGCTAGGGAGGCCGTCCATCGCAACGAGGTACTGGCACTGAAGGATTTGGTGCTGTACAAGCTGGTGGATGTCCTGGCGCTGGTCGCCGACCGCGACTTGGCCGGATTGCCCGAGAGAGCCGAGCAACTCGGCTTCGCCCGGGAGCTCTATTTTGGTCTCCACTACACCGACGAGGTGTTCCCTGGGCGGGTGCCTGCCGAGTTACTCGATCGACTGCGACCGGACGATCTCGATTATTTGCATGAGGTGAACGACCGTGGGGCGGTGATCCATCGGTGGCGCGGGCCCGTGAAGGCCCGGATGTTCGACATTCACCGGCTGCGAGAACTCGACGGTGACCTGAGCCTTCCGATCCTGGGGGAAAGGGGAGCGGTGCGATGA
- a CDS encoding SDR family NAD(P)-dependent oxidoreductase translates to MTNLRVGLAGRTAVVTGGAQGIGAAVVERLCAEGCRVVIYDKSAEYGRATVHELAQRGLSAHLAIGDVVDSAAVEDAFANIPVDWSTPTLLVNCAAGFVFEGVGATPEQWRGALEPTIIGLSVVTRTFVNGLAEHADGAAIVNIASISAHIAQEGYLTYNTSKAAVLGFTRCVAQELAPCGVRVNSVSPGTVWNANNERYHREVLGLDRAAAEAAPEHGGKFLLKRFADPAEVAAPIAFLLSAEASFITGVDLPVDGGYLAV, encoded by the coding sequence GTGACAAATTTACGGGTCGGGCTCGCTGGCCGGACCGCAGTGGTGACCGGTGGCGCGCAAGGCATTGGCGCTGCCGTTGTCGAACGACTGTGCGCTGAGGGCTGCCGCGTGGTCATCTATGACAAGAGTGCCGAATATGGCCGTGCCACCGTACATGAATTGGCGCAGCGTGGTCTTTCGGCACATCTTGCCATCGGAGACGTCGTCGATTCAGCCGCGGTGGAGGATGCGTTCGCCAACATTCCGGTCGATTGGTCAACTCCGACGTTGTTGGTGAACTGTGCCGCCGGTTTCGTCTTCGAAGGTGTCGGGGCGACCCCGGAACAATGGCGAGGAGCGCTGGAACCAACCATCATCGGGCTGTCCGTAGTCACCCGCACCTTCGTCAACGGCCTGGCAGAGCATGCCGACGGGGCGGCGATCGTGAACATTGCCTCGATCTCGGCGCATATTGCGCAGGAGGGGTACCTCACGTACAACACGAGCAAGGCGGCCGTGCTTGGTTTCACTCGTTGTGTGGCGCAGGAGTTGGCACCGTGTGGGGTTCGGGTTAACTCAGTTAGTCCAGGAACAGTGTGGAACGCCAACAACGAGCGTTACCACCGCGAAGTCCTCGGCCTCGACCGCGCGGCGGCCGAGGCCGCTCCAGAGCACGGTGGCAAATTTCTACTCAAACGTTTCGCGGACCCAGCGGAAGTCGCAGCGCCGATCGCGTTCCTGCTGTCAGCCGAGGCAAGTTTCATCACCGGTGTCGATCTACCGGTCGATGGCGGATATCTGGCGGTCTGA